The Toxoplasma gondii ME49 chromosome XII, whole genome shotgun sequence genome includes a region encoding these proteins:
- a CDS encoding hypothetical protein (encoded by transcript TGME49_308070), with product MHAAPALSAGSAFLGTPFCPVSLEELCETVRAEKNLKRHEQPSLPALLSASAKASRQEASKRVASARRAKRSVSADTRQLAEDSRKSRRTEETKGTRKNGDQEGQPAPKTASELSTETAADQRELQDGQRQRRLWLLQEGAVRAERLANEALVAAQGAETNAEIGAENAGFRNAGETDLRRAVKGALNRDPHAVGSAEGWTPQSFYSSRQDRRMDRKEPILQSPEDFMDEEDLQVTYSHTEGTRRRWPSSYPSTRSPEPVSRALPARQRTEEREEEREEEREEEEREEKIEGQDSKKVRWSARSSVVFSKGRREVFDCVCKPMGWLKSRFVSQLKLLREALEREKAELAQESETRLGTRGDSESADGRGGRDGKEKEGQTALFKRTTRPQLPQHLEELRRLQKEVECMREQRLDAGDQGRQRKKGERRGVGGTAEEREEARDGAKGQNARDAGTGRRSGDLEDGEKGERGARGEDEAKESAGAVYQGANEGTRKNRTFGGDWKEDREILEKLLRALLTEEERESERITELHREAQDILLTAAAGKDASDEWLNIFHAADEAPKPSDAASVNACMHSSCLSSLDGERAMHVSGGGALKNAARDVFIVEDSDDEDRLIFEVNAYRPENRFAAVAGGEPAGSGDRGQAGAGGQEALSDNSANLDIGQVFCLEEKEQTETSGWFPPPVPPAWFDGVYRPPVAPAAAAGSFVQAGVARLLPRLRGDLLGAGEGRREEAGEGDSLRRQGRPGTWGETRGCGILARESSSEQAGGDEAGSDSNERSELQEREIHHPEQVVPQRQHAQRPTPSAVPSFPSASTSRRLPLWQGVSEADRKKILSHLFGGEENGREQGAEARKTLFPWSREKRKLPQWTREGELYPQAAHLERHQRQQLQRRKQDELEQKWRALHAQIRDVLKEIEEAIKARPDKRIRWELFVDRREKEEAEAKPNHVETSFSTDAPPSRSLSPSSSSSSSSSLSSSPSFSSPLSPSSSSSSSSLPVSGEGGGCAADAGKELDEFLSWHRRLSQLRGQLAATRKEAAACAAEAWREGTFEVRLSEASPQGAPGSHAGVGEAEDLCRRSAETTPGEQGNGCRSGHRSAAEQGEGETKVKGRAPRVVPRGKKAEAEEEEQTLSLESMLPLLSSRRTAANWAPNPTLCRRLGIPNPWARMPFFDDRKPTSLPTCHENLVFCETEKDAANSVSRSAAEDDKCEREAGKVQDAVGSALQPLSMSVEAELTTVKTPAVASGCPRTNLFMAVFNADPSDSSEEDEA from the exons atgcatgcagccccgGCTCTTTCGGCCGgctccgcgtttctcggcACTCCGTtctgtcctgtctctctggaggAGTTGTGCGAGACCGTTCGCGCTGAGAAAAACctgaagagacacgaacagCCTTCGCTGCCTGCGTTGCTCTCAGCATCAGCGAAGGCGTCGCGCCAGGAAGCCTCGAAACGCGTCGCTTCTGCGCGTCGCGCGAAACGGAGTGTCTCGGCAGACACCCGACAGCTAGCTGAGGACTCGAGGAAGTCCCGGCGaacggaagaaacgaagggcACGAGAAAAAATGGAGACCAGGAAGGACAACCTGCACCGAAGACGGCTTCTGAGCTCtcaacagagacagcggcggaCCAGAGAGAACTCCAGGATGGTCAGAGACAACGTCGATTGTGGCTTTTGCAAGAGGGCGCCGTTCGAGCAGAACGACTTGCAAACGAGGCTCTCGTTGCAGCTCAAGGCGCGGAGACCAATGCCGAAATTGGAGCAGAGAACGCGGGGTTTCGTAATGCTGGGGAAACAGATCTTCGTCGAGCTGTCAAGGGCGCTCTAAACAGAGACCCGCATGCAGTCGGATCGGCAGAAG GCTGGACCCCTCAGTCGTTTTACTCTTCTCGTCAAGACAGAAGAATGGACAGGAAGGAACCAATCTTGCAAAGCCCAGAAGACTTCATGGATGAAGAGGATCTTCAAGTAACATACAGCCACACA gAAGGAACGCGGCGTCGCTGGCCTTCTTCCTATCCTTCCACTCGTTCTCCCGAGCCGGTGAGCCGCGCCCTCCCCGCAAGACaacgaacagaagagagggaagaagagagagaagaagagagagaagaggaagagagagaggaaaagataGAAGGCCAGGACTCGAAGAAGGTTCGCTGGAGCGCGAGGAGCAGCGTCGTTTTTTCtaaaggaaggcgagaagtcTTCGACTGTGTTTGTAAGCCTATGGGGTGGTTGAAAAGTCGCTTCGTTTCGCAGCTCAAGCTTTTGCGAGAAGCGCTggagcgcgagaaagcgGAACTCGCACAGGAGTCGGAGACGCGTCTGGGgacacgaggagacagcgagagcgcCGACGGTCGAGGGGGGCGTGACggcaaggaaaaggaagggcAGACGGCGCTTTTCAAGCGAACCACGAGGCCTCAGCTGCCGCAGCACTTGGAGGAACTTCGGCGTCTTCAAAAAGAGGTggaatgcatgcgcgagcAGCGGCTGGATGCCGGGGACCAGGGCAGGCagcggaagaagggagagaggcgaggggtCGGAGGAACggctgaggagagagaagaggcaagagacgGAGCAAAGGGACAGAACGCGCGCGACGCGGGAacagggagacgaagcggagaCCTGGAGGatggcgagaagggagagaggggagcccgcggagaggacgaggcaAAAGAGAGCGCAGGTGCAGTATACCAGGGCGCCAACGAGGGTacaaggaaaaacagaaccTTTGGGGGGGATTGGAAAGAAGATCGAGAAATCCTGGAAAAGCTGCTTCGCGCCCTTCTCACAGAGGAGGAAcgggagagcgaaagaaTCACAGAGCTACACAGAGAAGCTCAGGACATTCTGCTTACTGCTGCGGCGGGGAAGGACGCCTCAGACGAGTGGCTCAACATCTTCCATGCAGCCGACGAAGCCCCCAAGCCTAGTGACGCGGCGTCTGTgaacgcgtgcatgcattcatcctgtctttcgtctctcgacgGCGAGAGGGCAATGCATGTCTCTGGAGGGGGTGCGCTGAAGAACGCAGCAAGAGACGTTTTTATAGtcgaagacagcgacgacgaagatcggcttatattcgagGTCAACGCGTACCGCCCCGAGAATCGCTTTGCCGCCGTTGCTGGAGGCGAACCAGCCGGAAGCGGAGATCGGGGACAGGCAGGGGCAGGGGGACAGGAAGCTCTCTCTGACAACTCTGCGAATCTCGACATCGGTCAAGTTTTTTGtctggaggagaaggaacaaacAGAAACGAGTGGATG GTTCCCGCCGCCCGTGCCCCCGGCGTGGTTCGACGGCGTCTATCGGCCTCCTGTCGCccctgctgctgctgctggtTCGTTTGTGCAGGCAGGCgtcgcgcgtcttctgcctcgcctgcGCGGGGATCTCCTCGGCGCTGGCGAAGGTCGGCGCGAAGAGgccggcgaaggagacagtttgAGGAGACAAGGGCGACCAGGCACCTGGGGAGAGACACGTGGTTGTGGCATTCTGGCGCGGGAGTCCTCTTCAGAACAAGCGggtggagacgaagcaggcTCGGATTCGAACGAACGCTCAGAACTTCAGGAAAGAGAAATCCATCATCCTGAACAGGTTGTGCCCCAGAGGCAACACGCTCAGAGGCCTACGCCTTCAGCTgtcccttcttttccttctgcttcgacGTCTCGTCGTTTGCCTTTGTGGCAAGGTGTGTCTGAGGCGGACAGGAAAAAGATTCTCTCTCATTTGTTTGGCGGTGAAGAGAACGGGCGAGAGCAGGGAGCAGAGGCGCGGAAAACGCTTTTTCCctggagcagagaaaaacgcaagtTGCCGCAATggacgcgagaaggcgagctTTACCCACAAGCGGCCCAcctggagagacaccagagGCAGCAACTGCAGCGACGGAAACAAGACGAGTTGGAGCAAAAGTGGCgagcactgcatgcgcaaatTCGAGACGTGCTGAAGGAAATCGAAGAAGCGATCAAGGCCCGGCCAGACAAACGCATTCGATGGGAGCTGTTTGTCGACAGAAGGGAG aaagaggaagcagaagcgaaacCGAATCACGTCGAAACCTCTTTTAGCACCGACGCTCCCCcatctcgctctctttcaccttcttcatcttcctcctcgtcttcttcgttgtcttcttctccgtctttttcttctccgttgtctccttcgtcgtcttcttcctcttcttcccttcctgtgTCTGGCGAAGGGGGTGGGTGTGCAGCTGACGCTGGGAAGGAGTTGGACGAGTTTCTTTCCTGGCATCGTCGTTTGTCTCAGCTTCGTGGGCAGCTGGCGGCGACGCGGAAAGaggcagctgcatgcgcggcggAGGCCTGGCGCGAAGGCACCTTCGAGGTGCGACTGAGCGAAGCGTCGCCGCAGGGCGCCCCCGGTTCGCACGCAGGAGTAGGGGAGGCGGAGGACCTTTGCCGAAGGTCAGCGGAGACGACGCCTGGCGAGCAGGGGAACGGGTGTCGGAGTGGACATCGCAGCGCGGCGGagcagggagaaggcgagacgaaagTCAAGGGGAGAGCGCCTCGCGTAGTCCCcagaggaaaaaaggcagaagcggaggaagaagaacagaccTTGAGTTTGGAATCCATGCTTCCGCTGCTCAGCTCGCGAAGGACGGCGGCGAACTGGGCTCCGAATCCGACTCTGTGCCGTCGACTGGGAATCCCAAATCCGTGGGCGAGGATG CCTTTCTTCGACGATCGCAAGCCGACAAGTCTGCCCACATGCCACGAAAatctcgttttctgcgagACCGAGAAAGACGCGGCAAACAGCGTTTCCCGTTCTGCGGCGGAGGACGATAAGTGCGAGCGCGAGGCGGGGAAGGTCCAGGACGCTGTGGGTTCGGCTCTCCAGCCACTCTCGATGTCCGTCGAAGCGGAACTGACCACAGTCAAAACGCCTGCAGTGGCGTCGGGCTGTCCACGGACAAATCTGTTTATG GCAGTGTTCAACGCGGATCCgagcgacagcagcgaggaagacgaagcgtgA
- a CDS encoding hypothetical protein (encoded by transcript TGME49_308075), whose product MWVDGIHLSLLAVGMPTPVRFRSMCSSPHSCCFVENSEQREIQSLFSGHQLLLLGSCFCDAAESTVAGRRSYQRHTTRPGWVTGAVQQTSNGWRLDVSRQQMPQWKRGHIRGRP is encoded by the exons ATGTGGGTGGATGGGATTCATCTTTCATTATTGGCGGTTGGAATGCCTACACCCGTGCGCTTTCGATCAATGTGTTCTTCCCCACACAGTTGCTGTTTCGTCGAAAATTCCGAGCAAAGGGAGATTCAGAGTTTGTTCTCAGGTCACCAGCTACTCCTCCTGGGTTCGTGTTTCTGTGACGCTGCCGAGAGTACCGTCGCTGGCCGGCGGTCGTACCAAAGACATA CTACGCGACCTGGATGGGTGACCGGCGCTGTTCAGCAGACCTCAAACGGATGGAGACTGGATGTGTCTCGGCAGCAGATGCCACAGTGGAA GCGTGGACACATCCGAGGACGTCCCTAA
- the ROP5 gene encoding rhoptry protein ROP5 (encoded by transcript TGME49_308090~Gene product name based on ToxoDB Community Expert Annotation.~Signal peptide predicted by SignalP 2.0 HMM (probability 0.998) with cleavage site probability 0.516 at residue 24): MATKLARLATWLVLVGCLLWRAGAVQLSPPNSRTNDLASGTPHVARGDTEAQSGTGDDSDFPQGVVEEVADMSGGRVPRVPASSTTTSASEGIFRRLVRRLRRGRGTADGAGVADETHQGPRPPLRKRLAQHFRRLRGFFGRLTPRWLSGLGRRAQRWWRGRQRPLLDPSFHGLEAGDSFMRDLLKREEELIGYCREEALKEPAAMVEAVMATVWPQNAETTVDSLLSQGERKLKLVEPLRVGDRSVVFLVRDVERLEDFALKVFTMGAENSRSELERLHEATFAAARLLGESPEEARDRRRLLLPSDAVAVQSQPPFAQLSPGQSDYAVANYFFLMPAASVDLELLFRTLDFVYVFRGEEGILARHLLTAQLIRLAANLQSKGLVHGRFTPENLFIMPDGRLMMGDVSTLRKVGTRGPASSVPVTYAPREFLNANTATFTHALNAWQLGLSIYRVWCLVLPFGLVTPGIKRTWKRPSLRVPGTDSLLFDSCIPVPDFVQTLTRRFLNFDRRRRLLPLEAMETPEFLQLQNEISSSLSTGQPTAAPSVA; the protein is encoded by the coding sequence TTGCCTGTTGTGGCGGGCGGGGGCAGTTCAGCTCTCTCCGCCAAACTCCAGGACGAATGATCTGGCTTCGGGAACCCCGCATGTGGCTCGTGGGGACACTGAGGCGCAGTCAGGAACTGGAGACGATTCAGATTTCCCGCAGGGCGTGGTCGAAGAGGTGGCAGATATGAGCGGCGGCAGAGTTCCCCGAGTGCCAGCATCGTCTACCACCACATCTGCGTCCGAGGGGATTTTCAGAAGATTAGTTCGCAGACTTCGTCGGGGAAGAGGAACCGCAGATGGCGCAGGAGTTGCTGACGAAACCCATCAGGGGCCGCGCCCGCCACTTCGGAAGAGACTTGCTCAGCACTTCCGTAGGCTGAGGGGCTTCTTCGGACGCCTTACGCCGAGGTGGCTCTCCGGTCTCGGCCGCCGGGCGCAAAGATggtggagagggagacagagaccgcTGCTGGACCCTTCGTTTCATGGGTTGGAAGCTGGAGATTCGTTCATGCGCGACCTGCTGAAACGTGAAGAAGAGCTGATTGGATACTGTCGCGAAGAAGCGTTGAAAGAACCTGCAGCGATGGTTGAGGCTGTCATGGCAACTGTATGGCCGCAAAATGCTGAAACAACCGTGGATTCACTTTTGAGTCAGGGAGAGCGGAAGTTGAAATTGGTGGAGCCTCTTCGAGTCGGTGACCGATCTGTCGTATTTTTAGTAAGGGATGTAGAGCGCCTGGAGGATTTCGCTCTGAAGGTCTTCACTATGGGTGCCGAGAATTCCCGATCAGAGCTGGAGCGGTTGCATGAAGCGACTTTTGCGGCAGCGAGGTTGCTTGGGGAGAGTCCAGAGGAGGCACGGGACAGACGCAGGCTTTTACTTCCCTCCGATGCTGTGGCAGTTCAGTCTCAGCCCCCTTTCGCTCAGCTGAGTCCAGGACAGAGCGACTATGCAGTCGCGAACTATTTCTTTCTCATGCCCGCTGCGTCGGTGGATCTTGAATTGCTCTTTAGGACATTGGACTTCGTGTATGTATTCAGGGGGGAAGAAGGTATTTTAGCGCGTCACTTACTAACGGCACAGCTGATCCGTCTGGCAGCCAACCTGCAGAGCAAAGGACTTGTGCATGGACGCTTCACACCTGAAAACCTTTTCATTATGCCCGATGGCCGCCTGATGATGGGGGATGTATCCACGTTGAGGAAGGTCGGAACCCGAGGACCGGCATCAAGCGTCCCGGTTACCTATGCGCCTCGGGagttcttgaatgcaaacaCGGCAACATTTACACACGCGCTCAATGCGTGGCAACTGGGTCTTAGCATATACCGGGTTTGGTGCCTAGTCTTGCCTTTCGGACTCGTGACACCTGGGATCAAACGGACATGGAAAAGGCCAAGTCTACGAGTTCCAGGGACTGACAGTCTGCTATTCGACTCATGTATACCTGTGCCTGACTTCGTGCAGACACTTACTAGACGGTTCCTCAACTTCGATAGGCGGCGACGCCTGCTTCCCTTGGAGGCCATGGAGACGCCAGAGTTCCTCCAGCTCCAAAACGAAATATCGAGCAGCCTATCAACAGGACAACCTACTGCTGCGCCCTCAGTCGCTTGA